In the Desulfosporosinus acidiphilus SJ4 genome, GGGGCCTTACCAGGTTACCGAACCTTATCAAACTCCGAATGCCATGGTCTTAAGATTGGGAGTCAGACTGTGGGTGATAAGATTCATAGTCAAAAGGGAAACAGCCCAGACCATCAGCTAAGGTCCCAAAGTATACACTAAGTGGGAAAGGATGTGGAACTGCACAGACAACCAGGATGTTGGCTCAGAAGCAGCCACCATTTAAAGAGTGCGTAATAGCTCACTGGTCGAGTGGTTCTGCGCCGAAAATGTAACGGGGCTCAAGTGTATCACCGAAGCTATGGCTTGCACGTTTACGTGCAGGGGGTAGGGGAGCGTTCTAAATGCAGGGAAGTCATTCTGTAAGGAATGGTGGAGTGTTTAGAAGTGAGAATGCCGGTATGAGTATGCGAAAAGACAAGTGAGAATCTTGTCCGCCGAAAATCTAAGGTTTCCTGGGGAAGGCTCGTCCGCCCAGGGTAAGTCGGGACCTAAGCCGAGGCCGAAAGGCGTAGGTGATGGACAACTGGTTGAGATTCCAGTACCACCGAGAAGCGTTATTAACAATGGGGAGACACAGAAGGATAGGTTAAGCGTGCCGTTGGTCGAGCACGCCCAAGCGAGTAGGAGGTAGGGTAGGCAAATCCGCCCTGCGATAACTCTGAGACGTGACGGGGAGCGAAACATAGTAGCGAAGTAACCGACTCCAAGCTGTCAAGAAAATCCTCTAGTGAGTGACTGGGTGCCCGTACCGCAAACCGACACAGGTAGATGGGGTGAGAAACCTAAGGCGCGCGAGAAAACCCTCGTTAAGGAACTCGGCAAAATGGCCCCGTAACTTCGGGAGAAGGGGCGCTCACTGCAAGGTGAGCCGCAGAGAAAAGGTCCAGGCGACTGTTTAACAAAAACACAGGTCCCTGCGAATCCGCAAGGAGAAGTATAGGGGCTGACACCTGCCCGGTGCTGGAAGGTTAAGAGGAGAGGTTAGCCGCAAGGCGAAGCTTTGAATTGAAGCCCCAGTAAACGGCGGCCGTAACTATAACGGTCCTAAGGTAGCGAAATTCCTTGTCAGGTAAGTTCTGACCCGCACGAAAGGTGTAACGATCTGGACACTGTCTCAACGAGGGACTCGGCGAAATTGTAATACCCGTGAAGATGCGGGTTACCTGCGACAGGACAGAAAGACCCCATGGAGCTTTACTGCAGCTTGACATTGGATTTTGGTATAAAATGTACAGGATAGGTGGGAGACAGAGAAGCTAGGGCGCCAGCCTTGGTGGAGTCGCCGGTGGGATACCACTCTTTTTGTACTGAAGTTCTAACTAGGTCCCCTGAATCGGGGATTAGGACAGTATCAGGCGGGCAGTTTGACTGGGGCGGTCGCCTCCTAAAGAGTAACGGAGGCGCCCAAAGGTTCCCTCAGCGCGGTTGGAAATCGCGCGCAGAGTGTAAAGGCAAAAGGGAGCTTGACTGCGAGACCTACAAGTCGAGCAGGGACGAAAGTCGGGCTTAGTGATCCGGTGGTACCGAGTGGAAGGGCCATCGCTCAACGGATAAAAGCTACCCTGGGGATAACAGGCTTATCTCCCCCAAGAGTCCATATCGACGGGGAGGTTTGGCACCTCGATGTCGGCTCATCGCATCCTGGGGCTGTAGTAGGTCCCAAGGGTTGGGCTGTTCGCCCATTAAAGCGGTACGTGAGCTGGGTTCAGAACGTCGTGAGACAGTTCGGTCCCTATCCGTCGCAGGCGCAGGAAATTTGAGAGGATCTGTCCCTAGTACGAGAGGACCGGGATGGACGAATCACTGGTGTACCAGTTGTCTCGCCAGAGGCACAGCTGGGTAGCTATATTCGGATCGGATAAGCGCTGAAAGCATCTAAGCGCGAAACCGGCCTCAAGATGAGATTTCCCACAGTGAGAGCTGGTAAGACCCCTGAAGGAAGATCAGGTTGATAGGCCGGATGTGGAAGCACCGTGAGGTGTGGAGCTGACCGGTACTAATCGGTCGAGGGCTTGACCTAATTGAACTACGGCAGGAACGTGGCTCAGTGTTTCCGAAGAAGACGAAACTAGAAAGAAGACTCTATGTGGTTTTGAGAGAGCAGGGTTCTGTAAAAGAAAACTGAAAATCTCAGAGATCTGGTGATCATGCCGGAGGGGTTCCACCCGTTCCCATACCGAACACGGAAGTTAAGACCTCCAGGGCCGAGCATACTTGGGGCATAGCCCCTGGGAAATTAGGTCATCGCCAGGTAAACAAGCGAAAGACTGCCTTATGGGCAGTCTTTCTGTGTTCATAGTAAGAATTATGTAGGCATATTAAGTTAATTACAAGAAGGAAGTCCGGGGTTCCACCCGTTCGATCCACGTTGCAGGAGTCTGCGTTACGGGACGCAACGTGGCGAAAAGCTCGTCCGCTTTTCGTATACCGAACACGGAAGTTAAGACCTCCAGGGCCGAGCATACTTGGGGCATAGCCCCTGGGAAATTAGGTCATCGCCAGGTAACAAGCGATAGACTGCCAATTATGGCAGTCTATCTGTGTCTATCCTGAAAACTAAGTGCTAAAGGCTGTGAAAACAAAAAAAGTCCAACCATACTCAGGTAGAAACCTGAGCACACATAAATCTTATCTTTAGGATTATTTAACTAGGGACTAAATTGCTGTAACAGGCAGCACTACTTTGTTCAATAGTAACGCTAAATCCAAGAGTTTGAAGTCGTTTTACGGACTTTTTAACGATATCCGCTTTCCGACCGGCGTCAAAAAAGTCGGCTCCTAATTCTTTATATACCGTATTATTTTTGAGCATGTAGTACAGCGCAGTGAGAATAGAGTGAGCCACGGCTACTGCAGCACGATTTTTACCTCGTCTTGCGGCTATTCTTGAAAACTGAGAACTTAAATAAGTATTTTTTTGATGTGCTGCTGATTTAGCACATTCAATAAGCGTGGTTCTAAGTATGTCGTTTCCCTTGCGGGTTTTGCCATTTTTGCGCTTGCCTGCACTTTCATTGTTACCCGGACAAATGCCAACCCATGATGCAAGATTCGACGATGATGGAAACTGATTCATATTAATCCCAATTTCGGCAATTAAGACTTGCGCACTACGCTCACCTACACCGGGAATAGAATCGGCAATTGTCACTTGTTCATTGACAGGTTTCATCTTTTCCCGGATTTGCTGATCAAGTGAAAGAACTTGTTCTTCAAGAGTATCAATGTGCTTGAGCATTAGACCCAATAATATCCGTTGATGTTCGCCCATAAACCCGTAAAGTGCTTCTTTAATTTGGGGTATCTTCCTTCTCATACGCATCTGTGCCTTATCTGCTATCAGATCGACATCATTACAGCCAGCAATTAGCATGTCAAGCATATCACGGGATGATTTGCCATCAATATTGCTCACAACAGAAGCTAACTTAATATTCGCGCCTTCAAGTACCTTTTGAATACGGTTTAACTCCCTGGCACGTTCTTGAACAATGCTCCTGCGATATCGAACAAGCTCTTTGAGTTCGCGTTGCTCACGATTAGGAATAAAGCTGCCGTTTAGGAGACCATGACGAAGTAAATCAGCAATCCACTCGGAATCTTTAACATCAGTTTTTCGACCGGGCACAGCTTTTATATGTTGTGCATTAACAACTAAGGTTTTCATCTCCTTCATTTCTAAAAGATTGTAAATAGGCTTCCAGTATGCTCCTGTTGCTTCCATGGCGACACACTGACAATTAGCGTTTTTCAACCAGTCGACAAGACCTAGAAGCGATGAAGTCATTGTACTGAAAGTCCTGGTTTCCTTTTTTCTTCCTAGAATTAAACAGGCAACAATAGTGTTTTTATGGACATCCATACCACAACAGCACTCGTAAATAACGTTCATTGAATGGCCTCCAATGAGTAAATTTACGGCGGGCCTCCTGTAGATGCATTAATCTACCCTACGTGCTCATGGCAACAATTTGTGGTGCAAGCAGGAAGCCTTGATCAGTCTATAACATCGGGCTAATAGCACCAAGACACTTCGACCTTATGCCGCAGCAAAAGTATTTCCACTAGAACCCAGTTTTCATTCATTTGATGGTGTGGAACGAAGGACCACATGGAGGTCTATAACAAGAGATATAAAGCAAAACTACCGGGGTTCCACCCGTTCGGACCCACATTGCAGGAGAATGCGTTACAAGTCGCAATGTGGCGAAAAGCTCGTCCGCTTTTCGTATACCGAACACGGAAGTTAAGACCTCCAGGGCCGAGCATACTTGGGGCATAGCCCCTGGGAAATTAGGTCATCGCCAGGTAAACAAACGAAAGACTGCCTTAATGGCAGTCTTTCTGTGTCTATAACAAGAAATATAAAGCAAACTACCGGGGTTCCACCCGTTCGGACCCACATTGCAGGAGAATGCGTCACAAGTCGCAATGTGGCGAAAAGCTCGTCCGCTTTTCCGTATCCCGAACACGGAAGTTAAGGATCCACACTGCAGGAGCATGCGTTACGAGACGCAGTGTGGCGAAAAGCTCATCCGCCTTTCGTTCCAGGGCCGAGCATACTTGGGGCATAGTCCCTGGGAAATTAGGATTCACACGGCAGGAGTCTTCGTCACGGGAAGCCGTGTGGCGATAGTCTCCACCGGAGACTATCGTATCGCCAGGTAAACAAGCGAAAGACTGCCAATTAAGACAGTCGATTTGTGTTCATATTTTAGAGAATGTGTCATCTTCACGACAATAATAATGTCACGAAGATAACATCTTTTTAGTCACGGGTTAGACATATAAGAGCATAGGTAACTTGTTATAATATACGCAAGCTCAATAATAACGAAAGTAGGGTGTTGGCAATGTAAGAAAAGAAAAGTCATGTTTGTGAAAGTCTGGGGAAGTTCAAAATTTGTTCCAATAAAGTGAGGAGTTTGTTATGTTGGCTGGGTTTGCAATTATTGATAAAGTATTACACCCTCACCGTAAAAAACAAGATAAACTAATGTCTAAAATGACGGAATACAGGGAATTAGCGTCATTGGCCTATGAAAATGATAACAAGGACATGTATTCATTGTTGCAACGGGAACTAAATGAGATGTTCTGTGAATACTTGGCCTGGTCCTTTCTTGACGGCATTGGTTTTCTAATCCCCCACTTCTTCATCATGGGATTCATAAGTTTATGGCTGCCGTATATCATGCTGCCATTTAATTTACCTGTGATTGGCGATCATGCTTATGTGATTGTCTGGTACCCACTAGCAATGGTTATGTTTTATCTTGGTCGCCGGTTGCTGCGCAGGTATACCGGCAATGTTCCGGCTCAACCTGTAACAAGATAAGCTGGATAAGAATTTTGGAGGTGCACAAAAATGGTCTTTCATATTGCGGGTGTAACAGTTAATCCTATCGTTGTGATAATCTGGATGGCGTTTGTCGGGTTCGTGTTTTCCACTATTGGAGCAGCCGGTGGTATTTTGGCCGGTGTAGGACACATTACTATCTTCGGAATGAAAAAAGCTAACGTCATTAAACCTATGAACCAAATTCTTACCTTAGTCAGCCCAATCATATCGACTCCTTTATATTTGCGGGAAAAACGCCTCGTAGTTCCTGCAGCCATAAGTTTAGGGGTAGGCGGTATCATCGGAGCCCTGCTTGGATCTTGGCTTTCTCACACTTATTTAAAGGACATGGCCTCTTATCAGCCGCTCTTTGGCGTTATTACTTTCGTAATTGCCGGTCGTATGTGGTATGAAATGACTCCGAAATTCCGTGAAAAACAACAAAAAGTAAAAAAGGCAACCAAAGCCTTTGAAGAAAAGGTTAAAGAGCTGAAAGCTGCCGGCAAAATGAGTGAGATTAAAGAAATCGGTGTTAACTTCAGTGAAGTGGGCATTAAAAACACCTTTACCTTTGCCGGGGAAACGTTCCGTTATAATACCCTTGCTCCTTTCCTGGCCGGAGTATTTGTTGCTATTATTTCAGCGGCTCTCGGCGTTGGCGGTGGATTCCTTCTCGTACCGTTCCTGAGCAGTGCCCTTGGTTTCCCTATGTTCATCGTTGCAGGTACTTCGACTATGTCCATCGTAATTTCCTCTCTGACTAGTATCAGTAACTACCTGCGCATGGGAAGCAAACTGGATTTGCCAATGGTTGGCTTTGAATTAATTGGTATCCTGATTGGATCTTACCTCGGCCCTATCCTTTCTAAGTATATCAAAGGCATATATCTTAAAGGCTTTTTGGCTGTAGTACTCACATATATCGGTATTGGCTATGTATTTGGACCAATGATTCAACACGCTTTTGGATTCAGAATTATCTAATCATAACCCAGGTGAACACCAAGAATATACGTGAGAGAAGTTTTCGCTTCCAGTTTGAAAGGAGAAGGTTAAATTGTCCAATACAGAAATGACTTATGCAGAAGCACAGGAACTGTTTGAACGTTTGTTGAAACTTGATTATCATCCGGTTGCCATTAAATTTTTCAAATCCGAAGAAGAAGCTGCGAAATATCCCGCCGAGAAAAAGGCAGCAGCAAAAATGACTTTCTGTCAGTTTACTGCAGCTTCTCGCATGGCTAATTATGTTCTAAAAGGCAATAACAATAATATCCTGTGTGAAAACTGTCTGACCAGTTTTGGCTATACTGCCCCTTCGGATGAAGAAGCGAAAGGTCATTTCAAATATGTTGTTGACGATGAGTATGCTAAAGAAGTAATGGCTGGTAAGCCGCGCATGCCGTTAGGAGAAGTCAAAGAATTTATGACCGCTCCGTTGGCAAAGACTCCGGTTGAACCTGATGTTGTTATGTTTGTCTGCAATCCGCTGCAAGCCTATCATATTTTGAATGATTACGTTGGCGCTTTCCATGTACATCCGCTCCAATTCAATCATACCGTTAATTCCGCTGTCTGCGGAGGTGCTGTATGGTCCTTTATTAATCATAAACCCAATATGAACACGATGTGTTCAGGAAGTTATACTTCTGGTAAAACCGAAAAAGGTGAAGTCAACGTCTTCATCCCAGGCGACCAAATACTTGATGTGGCACGTCAACTGGCTCATCGCACCGAAGTAATGGGCGGTGCCTCCTTCCCGTATAACGGCAACGAATGGCCTGGTCTGGATGCTTGCAAAAAATGTCCGATGATACGCTTCAAAGATGTTGAATAGTGTCAAACTAGAAGATAACGAGATAAATAATTTGTAATACGTCAGAAAGCTGTTTAAAAACTTTTTGTTATCTTAGGGGCCGTGTAGAAAAATAATTTTCTCACGGTCCTATTAAATTGGTCAATAATCGTTAGAATCAACGGTCAGAGGCCTTCCAAGCTTTCAACGGCCGGTTGATAATAATTGAGTTGATGCTTCCCGGGAATAAGAACCATTGCTGCTCGGCGGTGAAAGTGAAGTAGTAATTTCGTTTTTACCATTAAAGGAGTGAACGAATAACAAAGGTCAAGATTTTAATGGGATTAGGCAGTTTAATACCGATAATCAGTAAAAAGTTCAAGACAAAGCCAATACATAAGAGAATGATTACAAAGGTAAGCTCCTTTCGTTGTTTATTTTTCAGAAGCGAAGGAATTTGTGAAAGCGATATGAGCGTAAAGACAAAAATCAAAACTATGATATAAAGGAAAACGTTCATCTAGCCACTTCCTTCACTGGTATTCGGCAGGATCGGTTTATTTAGATAGCCCGACCAATGGAGCTTGGCGTCGACTAATATAGTTACTTGTATTTCTTTAAATTCCTCCCGCCAGTTTTTTTCTAATTCGGGCCATTCTTTAGGATATTTGCGATGCACCTCTGTGCCAAATTTAAAGATGTCTACGTCCCAGTTCTGGGCCTTGTCGACAGCTCGTTCGATTTCCTCTTTTATTGCCGAACCCATTCTGTTTTCGAGCTCATTGAAACGTTCGGGTTTGACTATGTCTGTATTCCCCATTTCTTCCCCAAGATTGGCGTCTACATGAACGTTAATTGTCATGAAAAGATTGCCGGCTGATATCTCCGGTACAACACGGCTATTAGCTTTGATAATCTCAATTCCAGATTTCTTGTTTTCATTTCCGGGAGTTGGAATATCAATAATCCCGCTCTTTACTTTGCCAAGAACCCACAAGACACCTCTGGTTTCCTTAGCATCAAACCAACCGATCATTCTATCGCGCTTTAAAATCGCCGTCCCTTCTAGTTTTAGACTTTCTTCGCTGGGTTCTTTATTATCCTCCTGCACTAACTCAATCCCAGGAATAATTGAATCATTGGTTTTGCTGGCGAAGTTTTTGAGGAGATCAATTAGTTGGATTTTAGGGACTTTAGAAGCTGCAAAGGATACTTTTGCGAGTTTCTCAATTGCTTGGCCCGGTATTTTTTCTTGCTCGTAGTCACTTCTTATGATATCTTCTGCTTTCCCTCTCGTTATAAAAACATAAGGTAATTGACGAAGTTCGGAATCACGGCTAAATAGGTCAAGTTCATCGCTAATCCCACTCCTGGCGAGTGCTTCGGAAAAGACATAAACAGTATTGTGAGAAAAATATGCCTTGCGGTCCGTTTGTAAAGAAGCATTTCGTATGGCATCAAAAACTGTTTCACCTTTGCTTGTAACGACCCAAACACTTTTCGAACCGCTGGCTTTATCTGAAGTTGAGGATTGAATTGCGCTTGGTTTTAAAATCTGAAGTGAGACACTGATTTCACCGTCTTCAGTCCGGTCAACGCCTAGAGCTTGAACAATTGCCAGAGTATTAAGCTCTCTCCGATTCCAACAACCGGGTAGAAAAAGCAATATAAGAATAGTTGGGATTATTATAAAAATCCTTCGTTTCATGCGTTTGTTTCACCTAGCTTTCTGAAGAAGGCCACAGCAAGAAGTATCGAAGGGATAACGACAATAAAAATAAGGTTAACCCAGGATACTATTGTATAAGACAAAAATTCATTGAGGTCTGAGATGTTGCTCTGATAAGAGAGGGATACGGGAAGAAGTATCGTAAGAGTTGCTAGGACAAGAGGTTTATAATCTTTAATCCCAACAATTTGACTCAGTCCGATTAGAATACAATAGAAATATAAGATAATTCTCAGGTAACCACTGAGAATCCATATTGAGAGATGAATAGATTCAATTCGTTCAATGAAATCACCGATATTCACTAAACGAACGGCTGAAAAGTAGGCAAACTGAAGCGTTTTAGAAAATTCAATCCCTAACGTTGCTAAAACAGAGATTGTCGTGATAAGCCAAAATAGAGCAATCAGAGAATAACCGGATAGCAAAACAAGTTTTGTTTTTTTACTGTTTAGTTGTAAATGAGGTAATAAAATTGCAAGTACTACTATTTCAGATGTTCTTAATCCCATGACAAAGGCCCCTGCTAATATGGATATCATGCTTTTTTCCATGACCGGCGTAAAAATCTTAAAATCCATGTCTTTTGCCAACAGCAGAAATATAACCAGAATTCCCCCAAAGACTAAAGGTGCTATGAATTCGGCAAACCGTGAAATTACTTCGATGCCCTTTAGAACAGCATAAGCGCAAAACGGGAAAAGAAAGAGGAGAATGAAAAGGACTGGAGTTTCAGGCATAATGGCGGTTGTTAAGAAGGCACACCATTCGTATAAAAATATTGACAACTCATGAATAAAATATAAGACGTAAAGAAGGGTAACTGCTTTACCGGTTCTGCCTAAGATTGTCTGAGTATATTCAAAGAGTGACTGTTTCGGAAAGCGCTTCCATAATAGATAAAAGGGAACGGTTAAAAGTAGATGAACAGGCAGACTTAAAACTTCCGATATCCATACATCCTGATTCCCCGGAGGCCCGGCAAAAACAGGGAAAAAAGTGATCGCAATGACGATTCTGCTAATTACTAAAACAAAGATAAATTGTCTTGGAGTGATTTTTGCATTTTCTAACATAGACTCTCCTTCGAAGAAGGGATATTTATTTGGCTAATTCGTGCGAAGATACTGTCTTAGTGAGCGTCAGCTAAGTTTTGTTTAAAGTGCCGGGATCTTCAGGAGGCCGGGGAGTTAATGAATTAGCCTGTCTCGTTGTATTTCTGCTTAAAACAGGGGGTCTGGAAGTCATAGCCCACCAGGGTTTCCGAATAATAACATCCGTTAAGCCGGCACCGCTAAGAGGGACTAAAGGAGACATATAAGGTACTCCAAAAGAACGAAGGGAGAGCTGATGAATAACAAATCCTGCGAAGCCGAGCATGACTCCGTAAAGACCTGCGAAGCTTGATAAGATGAGAAGGGCAAAGCGGGCTATCGTGGTGACATCTGTTAAGGCTGGGACGACAAAGGAGGAAATCCCTGTAAGTGCCACTACGACAACCATTGGAGCTCCAACTAATCCGGCGGAAACCGCTGCTTCACCAATGACCAGGGCCCCGACAATACTAACGGCCTGTCCTACTGCCTTTGGCAGGCGAAGGCCGGCTTCTCTTAAAATTTCGTAAGCAATTTGCATCAGAAGTGCTTCGACAATCGTAGGGAAAGGGGAGCCTTCATTCGCGCTGGCAATACTGATTAAGAGGGACGTTGGCAATAGCTCTTGATGATATGTCGTTATGGCAACATATAAAGCGGGTACAAAGGTAGAAATAAAGAAAGACAGCCAACGCAGCCAACGGATAAACGTTGCGAGATAAGGCCGTGAATAATAGTCCTCACTATTTTGAAAGGCCTCAACGAATAAATAAGGTACTGTTAAGACAAAGGGAGTTCCGTCAGTCAGTATTGCAATCCTCCCCTCCAGCAATTTTGCACAAACAATATCTGGTTTCTCGCTGTTTCCTATGGTTGGGAACAAAGAATAGGGTGCATCCTCAATGAAGGATTCAATATAACCGGATTCGAGAACGGAATCTGTCTCGATTCGGCCTATTCTATCCTTAACTTCTTGAACGATCTCGTCATTGGCGATTCCATGAATATGTAAGATGCATAATGATGTTTTGGTTTGTTTCCCCACGGTCACTTTCTCAACCATTAAATTTGGGTTTTTAATTTTCCTGCGTATGAGGGAAATGTTGGTACCCAGAGATTCCACAAACCCTTCTCTGGGACCACGAACGACAGATTCAGTCTCCGGTTCTTCCACCCCGCGAGCTTCCCAGCCTCGAATTGAAGCAATAAGAATGCTATCGGCTCCATCAATGAATAAGGCAGTATCACCCGATAAAATTCCAGTCACGGCATCGTCGATGGTTTGCACTTCTTGAACACTGGAAACGGTTAAAATGCTATCCTTTATAATTTTTAGAGGAGAGCCTGAACGTTGATTATCGTATAACGATAGTAACGGTTTAATGAGATTTTCATTAACGGAATCTTCATTAAATAAGCCGAAAATCATAACCGCGAAAGCCTGAACGGGATCTTGGGTTCCAATTGTGAGCTCTCGAATGACGAGGTCGTCGGCTTTGGGAAAGATTGTTAGAATCGCCTGGCGGTTGTCTTCAAGTTTTTTGGACAAGGACATGGGGATTCCTGATGGACCTTGTGAGAGAATCTCAGTTGATTGGCAGCGTTTTTTTCGAGTAGACTTTCTTATGATTTTTGTTAGCATAATTGACCTCTGCGCCTCCTCTGTTAGAATAGTTTTTACGCAAAGGGATGGATTTATTACAGACAGTCGGGGATATACCCCTTAGTCAACATAGGGCGTGAACCTTCAGCATAAGTTTATAATCTGCTATCAGCCCCTATGCCTGAGCGGTACCACGAGTAAATAGTAATCATTGAAATATTACGTCTTGAGAGGATACCCATAAAGGAAGGGGACTGCATTGCTGCAGCCCCTCTTATTAGCCCTAATACATTAAAAAATCAAATAAGTAATTGTCTGAATTTCTTCAACCTCTTACTTTTTAGCTCGTAAAGCTTCCTCCTGGGAAAGCCCATGATTATCTCGTGAATCCATGCTTGGTTGGTGATTAGGTGGAGCGGGTTTTGTATCCGGATTAGGATTTTTTTCAGAAGGCATCTTTTTTTTCAAGGTTGTATCACTTCCTTCCTAAAATCATGATCATGCTTCCAAGTTATTTTGTCCTTTTTGCGCTGAGGAATACTATTTTTAAAAAAGCAAGAAAGAAGGAGATAGTAAGAAGAAACGAACGATGAACTGAAAGTCGGACTAAAAATATGACTAATGGCCCGTTGACACACTATATATAGTGTGGTTATATTTATAACATACTATATATAGGGGGGTGAAGAAGTGCGTTGTCCATTTTGCGGAAACGAGGACACGAAAGTGCTTGATTCTCGGCAGGTCG is a window encoding:
- a CDS encoding sulfite exporter TauE/SafE family protein, with the translated sequence MVFHIAGVTVNPIVVIIWMAFVGFVFSTIGAAGGILAGVGHITIFGMKKANVIKPMNQILTLVSPIISTPLYLREKRLVVPAAISLGVGGIIGALLGSWLSHTYLKDMASYQPLFGVITFVIAGRMWYEMTPKFREKQQKVKKATKAFEEKVKELKAAGKMSEIKEIGVNFSEVGIKNTFTFAGETFRYNTLAPFLAGVFVAIISAALGVGGGFLLVPFLSSALGFPMFIVAGTSTMSIVISSLTSISNYLRMGSKLDLPMVGFELIGILIGSYLGPILSKYIKGIYLKGFLAVVLTYIGIGYVFGPMIQHAFGFRII
- a CDS encoding DUF169 domain-containing protein yields the protein MSNTEMTYAEAQELFERLLKLDYHPVAIKFFKSEEEAAKYPAEKKAAAKMTFCQFTAASRMANYVLKGNNNNILCENCLTSFGYTAPSDEEAKGHFKYVVDDEYAKEVMAGKPRMPLGEVKEFMTAPLAKTPVEPDVVMFVCNPLQAYHILNDYVGAFHVHPLQFNHTVNSAVCGGAVWSFINHKPNMNTMCSGSYTSGKTEKGEVNVFIPGDQILDVARQLAHRTEVMGGASFPYNGNEWPGLDACKKCPMIRFKDVE
- a CDS encoding spore germination protein, whose protein sequence is MLTKIIRKSTRKKRCQSTEILSQGPSGIPMSLSKKLEDNRQAILTIFPKADDLVIRELTIGTQDPVQAFAVMIFGLFNEDSVNENLIKPLLSLYDNQRSGSPLKIIKDSILTVSSVQEVQTIDDAVTGILSGDTALFIDGADSILIASIRGWEARGVEEPETESVVRGPREGFVESLGTNISLIRRKIKNPNLMVEKVTVGKQTKTSLCILHIHGIANDEIVQEVKDRIGRIETDSVLESGYIESFIEDAPYSLFPTIGNSEKPDIVCAKLLEGRIAILTDGTPFVLTVPYLFVEAFQNSEDYYSRPYLATFIRWLRWLSFFISTFVPALYVAITTYHQELLPTSLLISIASANEGSPFPTIVEALLMQIAYEILREAGLRLPKAVGQAVSIVGALVIGEAAVSAGLVGAPMVVVVALTGISSFVVPALTDVTTIARFALLILSSFAGLYGVMLGFAGFVIHQLSLRSFGVPYMSPLVPLSGAGLTDVIIRKPWWAMTSRPPVLSRNTTRQANSLTPRPPEDPGTLNKT
- a CDS encoding IS110 family transposase is translated as MNVIYECCCGMDVHKNTIVACLILGRKKETRTFSTMTSSLLGLVDWLKNANCQCVAMEATGAYWKPIYNLLEMKEMKTLVVNAQHIKAVPGRKTDVKDSEWIADLLRHGLLNGSFIPNREQRELKELVRYRRSIVQERARELNRIQKVLEGANIKLASVVSNIDGKSSRDMLDMLIAGCNDVDLIADKAQMRMRRKIPQIKEALYGFMGEHQRILLGLMLKHIDTLEEQVLSLDQQIREKMKPVNEQVTIADSIPGVGERSAQVLIAEIGINMNQFPSSSNLASWVGICPGNNESAGKRKNGKTRKGNDILRTTLIECAKSAAHQKNTYLSSQFSRIAARRGKNRAAVAVAHSILTALYYMLKNNTVYKELGADFFDAGRKADIVKKSVKRLQTLGFSVTIEQSSAACYSNLVPS
- a CDS encoding GerAB/ArcD/ProY family transporter, with protein sequence MLENAKITPRQFIFVLVISRIVIAITFFPVFAGPPGNQDVWISEVLSLPVHLLLTVPFYLLWKRFPKQSLFEYTQTILGRTGKAVTLLYVLYFIHELSIFLYEWCAFLTTAIMPETPVLFILLFLFPFCAYAVLKGIEVISRFAEFIAPLVFGGILVIFLLLAKDMDFKIFTPVMEKSMISILAGAFVMGLRTSEIVVLAILLPHLQLNSKKTKLVLLSGYSLIALFWLITTISVLATLGIEFSKTLQFAYFSAVRLVNIGDFIERIESIHLSIWILSGYLRIILYFYCILIGLSQIVGIKDYKPLVLATLTILLPVSLSYQSNISDLNEFLSYTIVSWVNLIFIVVIPSILLAVAFFRKLGETNA
- a CDS encoding Ger(x)C family spore germination protein, which translates into the protein MKRRIFIIIPTILILLFLPGCWNRRELNTLAIVQALGVDRTEDGEISVSLQILKPSAIQSSTSDKASGSKSVWVVTSKGETVFDAIRNASLQTDRKAYFSHNTVYVFSEALARSGISDELDLFSRDSELRQLPYVFITRGKAEDIIRSDYEQEKIPGQAIEKLAKVSFAASKVPKIQLIDLLKNFASKTNDSIIPGIELVQEDNKEPSEESLKLEGTAILKRDRMIGWFDAKETRGVLWVLGKVKSGIIDIPTPGNENKKSGIEIIKANSRVVPEISAGNLFMTINVHVDANLGEEMGNTDIVKPERFNELENRMGSAIKEEIERAVDKAQNWDVDIFKFGTEVHRKYPKEWPELEKNWREEFKEIQVTILVDAKLHWSGYLNKPILPNTSEGSG